A stretch of Candidatus Saganbacteria bacterium DNA encodes these proteins:
- a CDS encoding RluA family pseudouridine synthase: MEYFIKEQNQNKRLDVFVSKLDIGLSRSQAKRLIDHNEILLNGLPAKSSHVLRPNDKVAVNIPKPAKLEAVSQDIPLNIIYEDQDLIVVNKPRGMVVHPAAGNYSGTLVNALLFHCKDLSGIGGVMRPGIVHRLDKDTTGVIVATKNDNAHASLSKQFKDHAVKKIYLALVKGIVKDDKGEINEPIGRHPVNRKKMAVISRVKGQGASGKTREAYTEYEVVKRFSDTTLLTINLGTGRTHQIRVHMAHLGHPLVGDPVYGKGPSTSLGVNGQMLHAETLGFKHPTTGKYMEFKAEMPDDMKVFLVDHVRS; the protein is encoded by the coding sequence ATGGAATATTTTATAAAAGAGCAGAATCAGAATAAACGGCTGGATGTCTTTGTTTCAAAACTAGATATCGGGCTATCAAGATCGCAGGCAAAGCGGCTCATAGACCATAACGAAATATTATTAAATGGGCTTCCCGCAAAATCGAGCCATGTTTTAAGGCCAAATGATAAAGTTGCCGTCAATATTCCGAAGCCCGCGAAACTTGAAGCAGTATCCCAAGATATTCCCCTTAATATTATTTATGAAGACCAGGATTTAATCGTTGTAAACAAGCCGCGCGGAATGGTCGTCCATCCGGCGGCAGGGAATTATTCCGGAACTTTAGTCAATGCGCTGTTATTCCATTGTAAAGATCTTTCAGGAATTGGAGGCGTTATGCGTCCCGGCATCGTTCATCGTCTGGACAAAGATACAACAGGCGTAATTGTCGCCACAAAAAACGATAATGCGCACGCGTCATTAAGCAAACAATTCAAAGATCATGCGGTAAAAAAAATATATCTTGCTTTGGTCAAAGGCATTGTAAAAGACGATAAAGGGGAGATAAACGAACCGATAGGGCGGCATCCCGTAAATAGAAAAAAAATGGCTGTCATCAGTAGGGTCAAGGGTCAAGGGGCAAGCGGCAAGACGAGGGAAGCTTATACCGAATATGAGGTCGTTAAGCGATTTTCGGATACAACACTTCTAACAATTAATCTTGGAACAGGGCGCACTCACCAGATTAGGGTCCACATGGCGCATTTGGGCCATCCGCTTGTAGGTGATCCGGTGTATGGAAAAGGCCCCTCGACTTCGCTCGGGGTAAACGGACAAATGCTGCATGCCGAAACTTTAGGTTTTAAGCATCCAACGACCGGAAAATATATGGAGTTTAAGGCCGAGATGCCTGATGATATGAAAGTTTTTTTAGTAGATCACGTAAGAAGTTAA
- a CDS encoding type III pantothenate kinase, translated as MLAIDVGNTSTSVGLFEGLRLKREWRMETESLKDFFEPANEFAVTKKSNIVRNRELILRFRTELDCIVSSVVPKVDKFIKKAFPKAIFISHKNIGIRIKVKNPSEVGADRLVNALAVSKLYGTPAIVVDFGTATTFDVISKNGEYLGGTIVPGIQMSVDALHERTAKLPKITIKAPKKVIGDSTISAMQSGILYGYVSLVEGMISRIKSEILNSKSETNSKSKILIVATGGYAKFIAKYALGIDIIDTDLTLKGLMGIAYELDI; from the coding sequence ATGCTAGCTATCGATGTCGGGAATACTTCAACAAGTGTTGGGCTTTTTGAAGGCTTAAGGCTTAAGAGGGAATGGCGGATGGAGACGGAAAGCCTAAAGGACTTTTTTGAACCTGCGAATGAATTCGCGGTTACAAAAAAGAGCAACATTGTGAGGAACCGAGAATTAATTCTCAGGTTCCGAACCGAGCTAGATTGTATTGTTTCATCTGTCGTCCCGAAAGTTGATAAGTTTATTAAAAAAGCTTTTCCAAAAGCGATCTTTATCAGCCACAAAAATATCGGGATCAGAATAAAAGTCAAAAATCCGTCCGAGGTTGGGGCGGATCGGCTGGTTAATGCATTAGCTGTAAGCAAATTGTATGGTACGCCAGCAATTGTCGTCGATTTCGGGACAGCTACGACTTTTGATGTCATCTCAAAAAATGGGGAATATTTAGGCGGAACTATTGTTCCGGGCATCCAAATGTCAGTTGATGCTTTGCACGAAAGGACCGCGAAGCTACCAAAGATAACTATCAAAGCACCAAAGAAAGTAATAGGGGATTCAACAATTTCCGCTATGCAATCAGGGATCCTTTATGGATATGTTTCGTTGGTGGAGGGAATGATCTCAAGAATTAAATCCGAAATCCTAAATTCGAAATCCGAAACAAATTCTAAATCTAAAATCCTAATTGTGGCTACTGGAGGCTATGCTAAATTTATAGCGAAATACGCCTTAGGAATTGATATAATTGATACGGATCTCACTCTAAAAGGATTGATGGGAATAGCTTATGAACTGGATATTTGA
- a CDS encoding nucleotidyltransferase, with translation MNWIFEWFQNRRIYYEDILRKLNEKKINYLLVGGLAVSMYKVPPRFTMDIDLIVEFAPENVSKFIKVLLELGYKPKVPVDPSDFADPKKREQWIKEKNMKVFAFTHPDRDYELVDVFVDYPMDYKAMESEKKVINVKGMKIFVPSKKHLIALKKMAGRPEDLVDIKNLEALPDDEEEIRE, from the coding sequence ATGAACTGGATATTTGAATGGTTTCAAAATAGGCGCATCTACTACGAAGATATATTAAGGAAGCTTAACGAAAAGAAAATTAATTATCTTTTAGTCGGCGGGCTTGCTGTTTCCATGTACAAAGTCCCGCCAAGATTTACTATGGATATTGACCTGATCGTTGAATTTGCCCCCGAAAATGTTTCAAAATTCATCAAAGTGTTATTGGAGCTTGGCTACAAGCCTAAAGTACCGGTTGATCCGTCGGATTTTGCAGATCCTAAAAAAAGAGAGCAATGGATAAAAGAAAAAAATATGAAGGTTTTTGCTTTTACCCACCCGGACAGGGATTATGAGCTTGTCGATGTATTTGTCGATTACCCGATGGATTATAAGGCGATGGAATCCGAAAAAAAAGTTATTAATGTAAAGGGAATGAAAATATTCGTTCCGAGCAAAAAGCATCTGATCGCCCTAAAGAAAATGGCCGGAAGGCCGGAAGATCTTGTCGATATTAAAAATTTGGAGGCCTTGCCGGATGACGAGGAGGAAATAAGAGAATGA
- the lysS gene encoding lysine--tRNA ligase, giving the protein MSEELSDLLKIRRQKLDDLRAAGINPFPYKYDRSITAQEIIKNFDSLVEHQESPDIVSVAGRIMTKRGHGKASFATIQDESGKIQIYARQDVLNEKYDFYSKLDIGDIIGVKGHVFKTKTGETTVRVEDWTLLCKSLHPLPEKWHGLTDKELCYRERYVDLITNSETRDTFKKRSKIISNIRNFLETKGFMEVETPILHVLQGGAAARPFETFHDTLDMPFFLRIAPELYLKRLIVGGFEKVFELGRAFRNEGMSFKHNPEYTMLEVYETYVDYQAVMKMTEDMIVEVLQKAVGSLKLEFRGEPVDFTPPFKRMPLLEVLKHYGNIDIANKSDEEIRQIGKTNGIEGAMELGVGKVINELYDKFVEPNLRQPTFIIDYPIETSPLAKKKRDNDRLVERFELIVCGMEIANAFSELNDPIDQRERFTKQAELKAAGDIEAESMDEDFLRALEYGMPPTGGLGVGVDRLVMLATNSPTIRDVLLFPHMKPIQNAQTKKEELEVLDRPPLNLPLGKGEK; this is encoded by the coding sequence ATGTCAGAAGAACTAAGTGATCTGTTAAAAATTAGACGACAGAAACTTGATGACCTGCGAGCTGCGGGGATAAATCCATTCCCATATAAATATGATAGAAGCATAACCGCGCAAGAGATCATAAAGAATTTTGATTCGCTTGTGGAACATCAAGAAAGCCCTGACATTGTGTCGGTTGCAGGCCGAATCATGACTAAGCGCGGCCATGGCAAAGCCTCATTCGCGACGATACAAGATGAATCTGGGAAAATACAAATATACGCAAGACAAGATGTATTGAACGAAAAATATGATTTTTACTCAAAATTGGATATCGGAGATATCATCGGGGTCAAAGGCCATGTCTTTAAAACAAAGACCGGCGAAACAACTGTTCGTGTAGAAGATTGGACACTTCTTTGCAAGAGCCTTCATCCGCTGCCAGAAAAATGGCATGGATTAACTGACAAAGAGCTTTGCTACCGCGAGCGGTATGTTGATCTGATAACTAATTCGGAAACTCGAGATACATTCAAAAAGCGGTCAAAGATCATCTCTAATATAAGGAACTTTCTTGAAACAAAGGGTTTTATGGAAGTTGAAACACCTATACTCCACGTTTTACAGGGCGGAGCCGCCGCAAGGCCGTTCGAAACCTTCCACGACACACTCGATATGCCATTCTTCCTAAGAATAGCGCCAGAGCTTTATCTTAAAAGATTGATCGTCGGCGGATTTGAAAAAGTGTTCGAATTAGGGCGTGCTTTTAGGAATGAAGGAATGTCATTTAAACATAATCCTGAATACACAATGCTTGAAGTGTACGAGACTTATGTTGACTACCAAGCTGTAATGAAGATGACAGAGGATATGATAGTTGAAGTGCTACAGAAGGCTGTTGGGTCTCTCAAATTGGAATTTCGAGGGGAGCCAGTTGACTTTACGCCTCCATTCAAACGAATGCCTCTTCTTGAAGTGTTGAAGCATTACGGGAATATCGATATAGCAAACAAATCAGATGAAGAGATACGACAGATCGGAAAAACTAATGGGATAGAAGGGGCGATGGAGCTTGGTGTCGGAAAAGTAATAAATGAACTTTACGACAAGTTTGTAGAGCCAAACCTCCGCCAGCCGACATTTATCATTGATTATCCAATTGAAACTTCGCCATTAGCCAAGAAGAAAAGAGATAACGACAGGTTAGTCGAAAGATTCGAGTTGATAGTCTGCGGAATGGAGATAGCCAACGCTTTCTCGGAATTGAACGATCCGATCGATCAGCGCGAGAGATTTACCAAACAGGCAGAACTCAAAGCGGCAGGGGATATCGAGGCCGAATCAATGGATGAAGATTTCCTCCGAGCGTTAGAGTACGGAATGCCTCCAACGGGAGGGTTGGGCGTTGGGGTCGACCGTTTGGTGATGTTGGCGACAAATTCACCAACGATCCGCGATGTACTCCTGTTCCCTCATATGAAGCCGATCCAGAACGCGCAGACTAAAAAAGAAGAACTTGAAGTATTGGATCGACCCCCACTTAATCTCCCCCTTGGTAAGGGGGAGAAATAG
- the metF gene encoding methylenetetrahydrofolate reductase [NAD(P)H], translated as MKVIDLFKPGYQTISFEFFPPKTLEQEANLFKVLGELKKFDPDFVSVTYGAMGTTREKTFKWVKMIKEEFGIEPVVHLTCIAATKDSIKSQLDELSAMEVFNILALRGDPPEGDDSFEPPKNGFKYAKDLVLFIKNHHPEFCVGVAGFPEGHISTKDLTLDIKYLKEKIEAGAQYIVTQMFFDNRYFFDFVEQCKKAGINIPIVPGIMPITNLKQVKKITSICGATIPQEELNQLEEYADDQCAVEKFGIDRAVKQCKELLESKACGIHFFVMNQSGPISKIISNLTR; from the coding sequence TTGAAAGTAATCGATCTATTTAAGCCAGGCTATCAGACAATATCTTTCGAGTTCTTTCCGCCAAAAACCCTCGAACAAGAAGCAAATCTCTTTAAGGTTTTAGGCGAGCTTAAGAAATTCGATCCCGATTTTGTATCTGTAACTTATGGCGCAATGGGGACAACACGAGAGAAAACTTTTAAATGGGTAAAAATGATCAAAGAAGAATTTGGCATTGAGCCCGTCGTCCACCTGACCTGCATTGCCGCCACAAAAGACTCGATTAAATCCCAGTTGGACGAATTATCCGCTATGGAAGTGTTTAATATCCTTGCTTTACGCGGTGATCCTCCAGAGGGTGACGATTCTTTTGAGCCGCCAAAGAACGGTTTTAAATATGCAAAAGATCTTGTTTTATTCATTAAAAATCATCACCCTGAGTTTTGTGTTGGTGTTGCCGGGTTTCCAGAGGGGCATATATCAACAAAAGATCTTACATTGGACATTAAATATCTAAAAGAAAAGATAGAAGCCGGCGCTCAATATATCGTCACCCAGATGTTTTTCGACAATAGATATTTCTTTGATTTTGTTGAACAATGCAAAAAAGCCGGTATTAATATCCCGATTGTCCCGGGAATTATGCCGATCACAAATTTAAAACAGGTAAAAAAGATCACAAGCATTTGCGGGGCGACTATTCCTCAAGAAGAATTAAATCAGTTGGAAGAATATGCGGATGACCAATGCGCCGTTGAAAAATTTGGGATCGATCGCGCGGTAAAGCAATGCAAAGAGCTGCTAGAATCAAAAGCTTGCGGTATTCATTTTTTTGTTATGAACCAATCAGGACCGATATCGAAAATAATTTCAAATCTTACTCGATAA
- a CDS encoding RNA polymerase sigma factor RpoD/SigA yields MELVRSRAPHTSPQLTAVRVNGWKFSFSRSNGTNKMLARGGCNVSFSSGSGLMFIDKTGEAKLAIPVDRHGAFLRIDGSPLVVNGIPVDTVNGIGQKKPGINFWEVALGYDGAILKTRPEITDRNNFFTTFMDEAKLGIGFSGLLRTESDELGIVMFEHEGKLIPYPTGIREKTEVLLAPQRIGEDIILLMFNAKDNSFIGDLNFDLKNFLFYFINLGITNYFVVSNKKDSIFSSEIFGIKIFFAGRRRKENEVFKIRIKDGSVYQIFAENSSKNPLSITRKHDKEGKTTILIGGEQIEKHKLKDAEEKIFTKVCADSVKGKTSYYICFGKKPVIRIGEEIAKKLGLQAGVMLEVEAIGNKVCALIHTDKKNNRTVLPFVLNWEWSWEKFTLANTTFSFLEKDKLHGYRLIEQFSTSVANSVQKIKFGDVLMFVTHRCPWEMKPLQLSLLAFDGKEVLFFTDAARMSRDERELCELIIRARSGEQDLTVDKPISGEKAKQAAVHFDSAGKSLLDPDGFNKAFELYAEAYRANPYDFELLKKAMEVKSSDLTREAHLKKRKEYYEWLVQNITRSNTSEQNLMALAQYFNQETHNSTSIAYALEVLSGLAHGYYGSDPYLFQNAFRLLPSLLDFDKFTGKRMLLALKVLFNDPNLSYLTRWALCHPTPGNEAIFKRMKVDKFGIPEDEMTSINWNTTKRMHLPVDNSADLSRKNWATVNENMRLVYMMAKKYVGRGLDFADLVQEGILGLYRAVELYEPEKGTLAHYGCIWIKAEILRAIGNQGRTIWISNYTQDIMKKINRAECELRIAFEREPEESEIAAYLEIPLAKLRGIKKQTQQTLSLNAPKLDGDAELGSGVSDQSSPNPEAETMKRMLSESLKKELVTSLKGKERFVLEQRFGLNGNIDHTFEEVGQMLGLTRERIRQIEVAAFNKLRPYILELREFIE; encoded by the coding sequence ATGGAACTTGTAAGATCAAGAGCCCCTCATACAAGCCCGCAGTTAACCGCAGTTAGAGTAAATGGTTGGAAATTCTCATTTTCGAGGTCTAATGGGACAAACAAAATGTTGGCGCGCGGTGGCTGCAATGTTTCATTTTCTTCTGGTTCAGGTTTAATGTTTATTGACAAAACAGGCGAAGCAAAGCTTGCAATCCCTGTTGACCGCCATGGAGCATTTTTAAGGATCGACGGGAGCCCTCTCGTTGTTAACGGAATCCCTGTAGATACGGTAAATGGGATTGGACAGAAAAAACCAGGAATAAACTTCTGGGAGGTAGCTCTTGGCTATGATGGGGCAATACTTAAAACTAGGCCTGAAATAACTGATCGAAATAACTTTTTTACGACTTTCATGGATGAAGCAAAACTTGGCATAGGATTTTCCGGACTTCTTCGGACCGAATCCGACGAATTGGGGATAGTTATGTTTGAACACGAAGGCAAACTGATCCCATATCCGACGGGAATCCGCGAAAAAACGGAAGTTCTCCTTGCCCCGCAAAGAATCGGAGAAGACATAATTCTGCTCATGTTTAATGCCAAAGATAATAGTTTTATTGGCGACCTTAACTTCGACCTAAAAAACTTCCTCTTCTATTTTATAAACCTAGGAATTACAAATTATTTTGTCGTTTCAAATAAAAAAGATTCGATATTTTCATCGGAAATATTTGGCATAAAGATTTTCTTTGCCGGGAGGCGAAGAAAAGAAAACGAAGTATTCAAGATAAGAATAAAAGATGGCTCCGTCTACCAGATATTTGCTGAAAACAGCAGTAAAAATCCTTTATCAATTACAAGGAAACATGACAAAGAAGGAAAAACTACAATCTTGATTGGCGGAGAGCAAATAGAAAAACATAAGTTAAAAGACGCTGAAGAAAAGATATTTACTAAAGTTTGCGCTGACTCAGTAAAGGGAAAAACTAGCTACTATATCTGCTTCGGTAAAAAACCTGTCATCCGAATTGGCGAAGAAATAGCCAAAAAACTTGGCTTGCAAGCAGGCGTTATGCTTGAAGTTGAAGCGATTGGAAATAAGGTTTGCGCACTTATCCACACAGATAAAAAAAACAACAGAACCGTTTTGCCTTTCGTATTGAATTGGGAATGGTCATGGGAAAAATTCACACTGGCAAACACTACTTTCTCATTTCTTGAAAAAGATAAATTGCACGGATACCGTCTGATCGAACAATTCAGTACAAGTGTCGCGAACAGCGTACAAAAGATCAAATTCGGCGATGTATTAATGTTTGTGACGCACAGGTGCCCATGGGAAATGAAGCCATTGCAGTTATCCCTTCTTGCTTTTGATGGGAAAGAAGTGCTATTTTTTACTGACGCGGCGAGGATGAGCCGAGATGAAAGGGAATTGTGCGAGCTTATCATTCGCGCAAGATCGGGTGAACAAGATCTAACGGTAGATAAGCCTATCTCGGGTGAAAAAGCAAAACAAGCGGCAGTGCATTTTGATTCTGCGGGAAAAAGTTTGCTTGATCCAGATGGTTTTAATAAGGCTTTTGAATTATACGCGGAAGCATATCGAGCGAATCCTTATGATTTTGAACTATTGAAAAAAGCTATGGAAGTAAAATCATCCGACCTTACAAGAGAAGCGCACTTAAAAAAAAGAAAAGAATACTATGAATGGCTCGTCCAAAACATAACAAGGTCCAACACAAGCGAACAGAATTTAATGGCGCTTGCCCAGTATTTCAATCAAGAAACACACAACTCGACAAGCATTGCTTATGCCCTTGAAGTTCTGTCGGGATTGGCGCATGGATATTACGGAAGCGATCCGTATCTTTTCCAAAATGCTTTCAGGCTCCTGCCTTCCTTGCTCGACTTTGACAAATTCACCGGAAAAAGAATGCTTCTGGCCTTAAAGGTATTATTTAACGACCCGAACTTATCCTATCTCACAAGGTGGGCCTTGTGCCACCCTACTCCGGGGAACGAGGCCATATTCAAAAGAATGAAGGTCGATAAATTTGGGATCCCCGAAGACGAAATGACTTCAATAAATTGGAATACAACAAAACGAATGCACCTGCCGGTAGATAATAGCGCTGACCTCTCCAGAAAAAATTGGGCCACTGTTAACGAAAATATGAGACTTGTTTACATGATGGCAAAGAAATATGTTGGAAGAGGATTGGATTTTGCCGACCTCGTACAAGAAGGTATTCTTGGCCTATATAGGGCTGTTGAATTGTACGAACCGGAAAAAGGAACTTTAGCCCATTATGGATGCATTTGGATCAAAGCAGAAATATTGCGTGCAATTGGGAATCAAGGGCGTACGATATGGATTTCAAACTATACTCAAGATATCATGAAAAAAATAAATCGCGCGGAATGCGAACTCCGGATCGCTTTCGAGCGGGAGCCGGAAGAGTCGGAAATTGCGGCATACCTCGAAATTCCTCTTGCAAAATTAAGAGGAATAAAAAAACAAACACAACAAACTTTATCTTTAAATGCGCCCAAATTAGATGGAGATGCTGAACTCGGAAGTGGGGTATCGGATCAATCGTCGCCAAACCCTGAAGCTGAAACAATGAAGAGGATGTTAAGTGAATCATTAAAAAAGGAACTGGTTACATCGCTCAAGGGCAAAGAAAGATTTGTGCTTGAACAAAGATTTGGATTGAATGGAAATATCGACCATACGTTCGAGGAAGTCGGTCAAATGCTTGGTCTAACAAGAGAAAGAATAAGACAGATCGAAGTTGCTGCATTTAATAAATTACGCCCATATATTTTAGAGTTAAGGGAATTTATCGAGTAA
- a CDS encoding TldD/PmbA family protein: MLSLNNLEEILSTALKNGGDLAEVFIEESNATTVSCEDNKIEKIISGTDIGAGIRLISNKEVSYIASTDTSYEGLISAAQKIAQSIKGEPKKIKDIVPNIPEQMSSILKRPNLIVLDEKIGMVDILNKTARSFGPKIKQVTVRYSDTNQAVTIANSEGIYIEDNRIRSRYFINVIAEKNGVLQTGYEAPGGSVGFELFDIYPPAEMAGKAAKRAVLMLDAPHAPSGKMMAVLSSEAGGTLIHEACGHSLEADFIMKGTSIFNGKLGKFVASPLITVIDDTTLPQKFGSAAFDDEGTPAQKTILIENGILKGFLSDWYTARELGIKSSGNGRRESFRTKPVPRMTNTMIASGHSDPQEIIDSVKNGILVIRIGGGEVNVANGDFVFEINEGYLIENGKVTHPVRGAILTGNGPRVLETIDMVGSDLGFQVGICGKYDHVPVSDAQPTIRIPQIVVGGR, encoded by the coding sequence ATGCTTTCTCTCAATAATCTTGAAGAAATTCTATCTACCGCCCTCAAAAACGGCGGGGATCTCGCCGAGGTCTTTATTGAAGAATCGAACGCGACAACCGTTTCCTGCGAAGATAATAAAATAGAAAAGATAATCTCAGGCACGGATATTGGCGCAGGTATCCGCCTTATTTCAAATAAAGAAGTTTCATACATAGCATCAACTGATACAAGTTATGAGGGGCTAATATCCGCCGCGCAGAAGATCGCTCAATCGATCAAAGGCGAACCAAAAAAAATAAAAGATATTGTTCCCAATATCCCTGAACAAATGAGTTCAATCCTTAAAAGGCCTAACCTGATCGTACTAGATGAAAAGATCGGCATGGTCGATATATTAAATAAAACCGCAAGATCGTTCGGCCCAAAGATAAAACAAGTAACAGTTAGATATTCCGACACAAACCAAGCGGTGACGATCGCTAATTCTGAAGGCATATATATAGAAGACAATCGCATCCGCTCAAGATATTTTATTAATGTCATAGCCGAAAAGAACGGAGTGCTCCAAACCGGATATGAAGCTCCTGGAGGATCTGTCGGTTTTGAACTATTTGATATTTATCCTCCGGCTGAAATGGCGGGTAAAGCTGCAAAAAGAGCTGTGCTTATGCTTGATGCGCCTCATGCTCCATCAGGCAAAATGATGGCGGTATTATCATCTGAAGCCGGCGGAACATTAATTCATGAAGCATGCGGACATTCGCTTGAAGCGGATTTTATTATGAAAGGAACATCTATTTTCAACGGGAAGCTTGGAAAATTCGTCGCAAGCCCGCTTATAACTGTAATTGACGACACTACCCTTCCTCAAAAATTTGGATCAGCTGCATTTGATGATGAAGGAACCCCTGCACAAAAGACCATTCTAATAGAGAATGGAATTCTAAAAGGATTTCTAAGCGATTGGTATACGGCAAGGGAACTTGGAATAAAATCATCGGGAAATGGGCGCCGGGAATCATTCAGGACAAAGCCTGTTCCTCGCATGACAAATACAATGATCGCTTCAGGCCATTCCGATCCTCAAGAGATAATTGATTCCGTAAAGAATGGAATATTAGTTATTCGAATAGGCGGCGGAGAAGTAAATGTCGCCAATGGCGATTTTGTTTTTGAAATAAATGAGGGCTATCTTATCGAGAACGGAAAAGTTACGCATCCAGTTCGTGGTGCAATTCTTACAGGGAACGGGCCTAGAGTTTTAGAAACTATTGATATGGTAGGATCCGACCTTGGCTTCCAGGTCGGCATCTGCGGCAAATATGACCATGTACCAGTGTCCGATGCCCAGCCTACTATTAGAATTCCCCAGATCGTTGTCGGCGGAAGATAA